The following are encoded together in the Acipenser ruthenus chromosome 24, fAciRut3.2 maternal haplotype, whole genome shotgun sequence genome:
- the LOC117430694 gene encoding hypermethylated in cancer 1 protein-like isoform X2, producing MERMFLGGGLTTMLDAMEVPSHARHLLLQLNNQRTKGFLCDVIIVVQNALFRAHKNVLAASSIYLKSLVVHDNLINLDHEMVSPGIFRIILDYIYTGRLNEGDQATEQNLGAVLAAASYLQLLDLVALCKKKQKRNGKYGHFRSATFSLYGKMTRGGGGVRTSTPVIQSCFSGAGDPPRNPLKMPPIEAVLPHPLTTHTGELYAPSSQGNHVYQHQHQQGIRLSERDCSPIYGLDLTKKSPSSQSQPSSHHHHHHHHQDGGHENRVDPQQLGSGRESPLPTLLDTNGGHYTRKEQSQHFHNGMETDDHPLSQLAHPHPSSSLTPQPHTHNQEPLGGTPSPRSDLHGQPEPGQEVPERGGGVYRWMKHEQLSGYPEDEEDCEREKDPQNTIGVSEDRKSEGSLPSQHAPAGGRYPASLGCDAEDDKSGTSEETGSSDGPSPPGNADRFHLAYEPESFGDNLYVCIPCGKGFPSSEQLNAHVEAHTEEELYSKDSGGELGGVGANNSLGGGYLDKPSPGLPGEMIRPYRCASCEKSYKDPATLRQHEKTHWLTRPYPCSICGKKFTQRGTMTRHMRSHLGLKPFACDSCGMRFTRQYRLTEHMRIHSGEKPYECQVCGGKFAQQRNLISHMKMHSAGGGGVGLDGKTKVEFMEGIYPLSKYADPLGLKQERASEILVHASQHLLADSKAMESLYPLSKFTASHLGLGHEKASEVLSQASHLSGGELRAIDRFSPS from the coding sequence GTGGAGGGCTGACGACAATGCTGGATGCTATGGAGGTCCCGAGTCACGCTAGACACCTGCTCCTGCAACTCAACAACCAGCGGACTAAAGGCTTCCTGTGCGATGTCATCATCGTGGTGCAGAACGCCCTCTTCCGGGCTCACAAGAACGTCCTGGCCGCCAGCAGCATCTACCTGAAGTCCCTGGTGGTCCACGACAACCTCATCAACCTGGACCACGAGATGGTGAGCCCTGGGATATTCCGCATCATCCTGGATTACATCTACACCGGCCGGCTGAACGAGGGGGACCAGGCCACCGAGCAGAACCTGGGGGCGGTGCTGGCTGCGGCCAGCTACCTGCAGCTCCTGGACCTGGTGGCTCTGTGCAAGAAGAAGCAGAAGCGCAACGGGAAGTACGGACACTTCCGCTCCGCCACCTTCTCCCTGTACGGGAAAATGACGCGGGGGGGTGGCGGGGTTCGGACCTCGACCCCCGTCATCCAATCCTGCTTCTCTGGGGCAGGGGACCCTCCAAGGAACCCCCTTAAAATGCCTCCCATCGAAGCCGTGCTCCCTCACCCCTTGACCACTCACACAGGGGAGCTTTACGCCCCCTCCTCTCAGGGCAATCATGTctaccagcaccagcaccagcaagGGATCCGGCTCTCCGAGAGGGACTGCTCGCCGATATACGGCTTGGACTTGACCAAAAAGAGCCCAAGCTCTCAATCCCAGCCCTCTtcccatcaccaccaccatcaccaccaccaagACGGTGGCCACGAGAACAGGGTCGACCCCCAGCAGTTAGGCTCCGGCCGCGAGAGCCCTCTCCCCACTCTGCTCGACACCAACGGCGGCCACTATACCAGGAAAGAGCAGAGCCAGCACTTCCACAACGGCATGGAGACAGACGACCATCCTTTGTCTCAGCTagcccacccccacccctcctcctccctgaccCCCCAACCGCACACCCACAATCAGGAACCATTAGGGGGCACCCCCAGTCCCAGATCTGACCTCCACGGGCAGCCTGAGCCAGGACAGGAAGTTCCCGAGAGAGGGGGTGGGGTTTACCGCTGGATGAAGCACGAGCAGCTTTCGGGGTACCCCGAGGACGAGGAGGACTGCGAGCGAGAGAAGGACCCCCAAAACACAATAGGAGTCTCTGAGGACAGGAAATCCGAGGGCTCGCTCCCTTCCCAGCACGCCCCGGCAGGGGGCCGCTACCCAGCCTCCCTGGGGTGCGACGCGGAGGACGACAAGAGCGGGACGAGTGAGGAGACGGGCAGCAGCGACGGACCCTCCCCCCCGGGGAACGCAGACCGCTTCCACCTGGCCTACGAGCCGGAATCCTTCGGGGACAACCTGTACGTGTGCATCCCCTGCGGCAAGGGCTTCCCCAGCTCGGAGCAGCTCAACGCCCACGTGGAGGCCCACACCGAGGAGGAGCTGTACAGCAAGGACTCGGGCGGGGAGCTCGGGGGTGTCGGTGCCAACAACAGCCTGGGTGGCGGCTACCTGGACAAACCCAGCCCAGGCCTGCCGGGGGAGATGATCCGCCCGTACCGCTGCGCCAGCTGTGAGAAGTCCTACAAGGACCCGGCCACGCTGCGGCAGCACGAGAAGACGCACTGGCTCACCCGGCCCTACCCGTGCAGCATCTGCGGCAAGAAGTTCACGCAACGGGGCACCATGACGCGCCACATGCGCAGCCACCTGGGCCTCAAGCCCTTCGCATGCGACTCCTGCGGCATGCGCTTCACGCGGCAGTACCGGCTCACGGAGCACATGCGCATCCACTCTGGAGAGAAGCCATACGAGTGCCAGGTCTGTGGGGGCAAGTTCGCCCAGCAGAGGAACCTCATCAGCCACATGAAGATGCACAGCGCTGGGGGAGGAGGCGTGGGGCTCGATGGCAAGACCAAGGTGGAGTTCATGGAAGGAATCTACCCGCTCAGCAAGTACGCCGACCCCCTGgggctgaagcaggagagggccTCGGAAATCCTGGTCCACGCCTCCCAGCACCTGCTCGCCGACTCTAAAGCCATGGAGAGTCTCTACCCGCTCAGCAAGTTCACAGCCTCCCACCTGGGCCTCGGCCACGAAAAGGCATCGGAGGTCCTGAGCCAGGCCTCCCACCTCTCCGGAGGGGAGCTGCGGGCGATCGACAGGTTCTCaccgagttaa
- the LOC117430694 gene encoding hypermethylated in cancer 1 protein-like isoform X1, whose translation MRLQNTSEMIIQPDLKRMAEETGHPGGGLTTMLDAMEVPSHARHLLLQLNNQRTKGFLCDVIIVVQNALFRAHKNVLAASSIYLKSLVVHDNLINLDHEMVSPGIFRIILDYIYTGRLNEGDQATEQNLGAVLAAASYLQLLDLVALCKKKQKRNGKYGHFRSATFSLYGKMTRGGGGVRTSTPVIQSCFSGAGDPPRNPLKMPPIEAVLPHPLTTHTGELYAPSSQGNHVYQHQHQQGIRLSERDCSPIYGLDLTKKSPSSQSQPSSHHHHHHHHQDGGHENRVDPQQLGSGRESPLPTLLDTNGGHYTRKEQSQHFHNGMETDDHPLSQLAHPHPSSSLTPQPHTHNQEPLGGTPSPRSDLHGQPEPGQEVPERGGGVYRWMKHEQLSGYPEDEEDCEREKDPQNTIGVSEDRKSEGSLPSQHAPAGGRYPASLGCDAEDDKSGTSEETGSSDGPSPPGNADRFHLAYEPESFGDNLYVCIPCGKGFPSSEQLNAHVEAHTEEELYSKDSGGELGGVGANNSLGGGYLDKPSPGLPGEMIRPYRCASCEKSYKDPATLRQHEKTHWLTRPYPCSICGKKFTQRGTMTRHMRSHLGLKPFACDSCGMRFTRQYRLTEHMRIHSGEKPYECQVCGGKFAQQRNLISHMKMHSAGGGGVGLDGKTKVEFMEGIYPLSKYADPLGLKQERASEILVHASQHLLADSKAMESLYPLSKFTASHLGLGHEKASEVLSQASHLSGGELRAIDRFSPS comes from the coding sequence GTGGAGGGCTGACGACAATGCTGGATGCTATGGAGGTCCCGAGTCACGCTAGACACCTGCTCCTGCAACTCAACAACCAGCGGACTAAAGGCTTCCTGTGCGATGTCATCATCGTGGTGCAGAACGCCCTCTTCCGGGCTCACAAGAACGTCCTGGCCGCCAGCAGCATCTACCTGAAGTCCCTGGTGGTCCACGACAACCTCATCAACCTGGACCACGAGATGGTGAGCCCTGGGATATTCCGCATCATCCTGGATTACATCTACACCGGCCGGCTGAACGAGGGGGACCAGGCCACCGAGCAGAACCTGGGGGCGGTGCTGGCTGCGGCCAGCTACCTGCAGCTCCTGGACCTGGTGGCTCTGTGCAAGAAGAAGCAGAAGCGCAACGGGAAGTACGGACACTTCCGCTCCGCCACCTTCTCCCTGTACGGGAAAATGACGCGGGGGGGTGGCGGGGTTCGGACCTCGACCCCCGTCATCCAATCCTGCTTCTCTGGGGCAGGGGACCCTCCAAGGAACCCCCTTAAAATGCCTCCCATCGAAGCCGTGCTCCCTCACCCCTTGACCACTCACACAGGGGAGCTTTACGCCCCCTCCTCTCAGGGCAATCATGTctaccagcaccagcaccagcaagGGATCCGGCTCTCCGAGAGGGACTGCTCGCCGATATACGGCTTGGACTTGACCAAAAAGAGCCCAAGCTCTCAATCCCAGCCCTCTtcccatcaccaccaccatcaccaccaccaagACGGTGGCCACGAGAACAGGGTCGACCCCCAGCAGTTAGGCTCCGGCCGCGAGAGCCCTCTCCCCACTCTGCTCGACACCAACGGCGGCCACTATACCAGGAAAGAGCAGAGCCAGCACTTCCACAACGGCATGGAGACAGACGACCATCCTTTGTCTCAGCTagcccacccccacccctcctcctccctgaccCCCCAACCGCACACCCACAATCAGGAACCATTAGGGGGCACCCCCAGTCCCAGATCTGACCTCCACGGGCAGCCTGAGCCAGGACAGGAAGTTCCCGAGAGAGGGGGTGGGGTTTACCGCTGGATGAAGCACGAGCAGCTTTCGGGGTACCCCGAGGACGAGGAGGACTGCGAGCGAGAGAAGGACCCCCAAAACACAATAGGAGTCTCTGAGGACAGGAAATCCGAGGGCTCGCTCCCTTCCCAGCACGCCCCGGCAGGGGGCCGCTACCCAGCCTCCCTGGGGTGCGACGCGGAGGACGACAAGAGCGGGACGAGTGAGGAGACGGGCAGCAGCGACGGACCCTCCCCCCCGGGGAACGCAGACCGCTTCCACCTGGCCTACGAGCCGGAATCCTTCGGGGACAACCTGTACGTGTGCATCCCCTGCGGCAAGGGCTTCCCCAGCTCGGAGCAGCTCAACGCCCACGTGGAGGCCCACACCGAGGAGGAGCTGTACAGCAAGGACTCGGGCGGGGAGCTCGGGGGTGTCGGTGCCAACAACAGCCTGGGTGGCGGCTACCTGGACAAACCCAGCCCAGGCCTGCCGGGGGAGATGATCCGCCCGTACCGCTGCGCCAGCTGTGAGAAGTCCTACAAGGACCCGGCCACGCTGCGGCAGCACGAGAAGACGCACTGGCTCACCCGGCCCTACCCGTGCAGCATCTGCGGCAAGAAGTTCACGCAACGGGGCACCATGACGCGCCACATGCGCAGCCACCTGGGCCTCAAGCCCTTCGCATGCGACTCCTGCGGCATGCGCTTCACGCGGCAGTACCGGCTCACGGAGCACATGCGCATCCACTCTGGAGAGAAGCCATACGAGTGCCAGGTCTGTGGGGGCAAGTTCGCCCAGCAGAGGAACCTCATCAGCCACATGAAGATGCACAGCGCTGGGGGAGGAGGCGTGGGGCTCGATGGCAAGACCAAGGTGGAGTTCATGGAAGGAATCTACCCGCTCAGCAAGTACGCCGACCCCCTGgggctgaagcaggagagggccTCGGAAATCCTGGTCCACGCCTCCCAGCACCTGCTCGCCGACTCTAAAGCCATGGAGAGTCTCTACCCGCTCAGCAAGTTCACAGCCTCCCACCTGGGCCTCGGCCACGAAAAGGCATCGGAGGTCCTGAGCCAGGCCTCCCACCTCTCCGGAGGGGAGCTGCGGGCGATCGACAGGTTCTCaccgagttaa
- the LOC117430694 gene encoding hypermethylated in cancer 1 protein-like isoform X3, with protein MLDAMEVPSHARHLLLQLNNQRTKGFLCDVIIVVQNALFRAHKNVLAASSIYLKSLVVHDNLINLDHEMVSPGIFRIILDYIYTGRLNEGDQATEQNLGAVLAAASYLQLLDLVALCKKKQKRNGKYGHFRSATFSLYGKMTRGGGGVRTSTPVIQSCFSGAGDPPRNPLKMPPIEAVLPHPLTTHTGELYAPSSQGNHVYQHQHQQGIRLSERDCSPIYGLDLTKKSPSSQSQPSSHHHHHHHHQDGGHENRVDPQQLGSGRESPLPTLLDTNGGHYTRKEQSQHFHNGMETDDHPLSQLAHPHPSSSLTPQPHTHNQEPLGGTPSPRSDLHGQPEPGQEVPERGGGVYRWMKHEQLSGYPEDEEDCEREKDPQNTIGVSEDRKSEGSLPSQHAPAGGRYPASLGCDAEDDKSGTSEETGSSDGPSPPGNADRFHLAYEPESFGDNLYVCIPCGKGFPSSEQLNAHVEAHTEEELYSKDSGGELGGVGANNSLGGGYLDKPSPGLPGEMIRPYRCASCEKSYKDPATLRQHEKTHWLTRPYPCSICGKKFTQRGTMTRHMRSHLGLKPFACDSCGMRFTRQYRLTEHMRIHSGEKPYECQVCGGKFAQQRNLISHMKMHSAGGGGVGLDGKTKVEFMEGIYPLSKYADPLGLKQERASEILVHASQHLLADSKAMESLYPLSKFTASHLGLGHEKASEVLSQASHLSGGELRAIDRFSPS; from the coding sequence ATGCTGGATGCTATGGAGGTCCCGAGTCACGCTAGACACCTGCTCCTGCAACTCAACAACCAGCGGACTAAAGGCTTCCTGTGCGATGTCATCATCGTGGTGCAGAACGCCCTCTTCCGGGCTCACAAGAACGTCCTGGCCGCCAGCAGCATCTACCTGAAGTCCCTGGTGGTCCACGACAACCTCATCAACCTGGACCACGAGATGGTGAGCCCTGGGATATTCCGCATCATCCTGGATTACATCTACACCGGCCGGCTGAACGAGGGGGACCAGGCCACCGAGCAGAACCTGGGGGCGGTGCTGGCTGCGGCCAGCTACCTGCAGCTCCTGGACCTGGTGGCTCTGTGCAAGAAGAAGCAGAAGCGCAACGGGAAGTACGGACACTTCCGCTCCGCCACCTTCTCCCTGTACGGGAAAATGACGCGGGGGGGTGGCGGGGTTCGGACCTCGACCCCCGTCATCCAATCCTGCTTCTCTGGGGCAGGGGACCCTCCAAGGAACCCCCTTAAAATGCCTCCCATCGAAGCCGTGCTCCCTCACCCCTTGACCACTCACACAGGGGAGCTTTACGCCCCCTCCTCTCAGGGCAATCATGTctaccagcaccagcaccagcaagGGATCCGGCTCTCCGAGAGGGACTGCTCGCCGATATACGGCTTGGACTTGACCAAAAAGAGCCCAAGCTCTCAATCCCAGCCCTCTtcccatcaccaccaccatcaccaccaccaagACGGTGGCCACGAGAACAGGGTCGACCCCCAGCAGTTAGGCTCCGGCCGCGAGAGCCCTCTCCCCACTCTGCTCGACACCAACGGCGGCCACTATACCAGGAAAGAGCAGAGCCAGCACTTCCACAACGGCATGGAGACAGACGACCATCCTTTGTCTCAGCTagcccacccccacccctcctcctccctgaccCCCCAACCGCACACCCACAATCAGGAACCATTAGGGGGCACCCCCAGTCCCAGATCTGACCTCCACGGGCAGCCTGAGCCAGGACAGGAAGTTCCCGAGAGAGGGGGTGGGGTTTACCGCTGGATGAAGCACGAGCAGCTTTCGGGGTACCCCGAGGACGAGGAGGACTGCGAGCGAGAGAAGGACCCCCAAAACACAATAGGAGTCTCTGAGGACAGGAAATCCGAGGGCTCGCTCCCTTCCCAGCACGCCCCGGCAGGGGGCCGCTACCCAGCCTCCCTGGGGTGCGACGCGGAGGACGACAAGAGCGGGACGAGTGAGGAGACGGGCAGCAGCGACGGACCCTCCCCCCCGGGGAACGCAGACCGCTTCCACCTGGCCTACGAGCCGGAATCCTTCGGGGACAACCTGTACGTGTGCATCCCCTGCGGCAAGGGCTTCCCCAGCTCGGAGCAGCTCAACGCCCACGTGGAGGCCCACACCGAGGAGGAGCTGTACAGCAAGGACTCGGGCGGGGAGCTCGGGGGTGTCGGTGCCAACAACAGCCTGGGTGGCGGCTACCTGGACAAACCCAGCCCAGGCCTGCCGGGGGAGATGATCCGCCCGTACCGCTGCGCCAGCTGTGAGAAGTCCTACAAGGACCCGGCCACGCTGCGGCAGCACGAGAAGACGCACTGGCTCACCCGGCCCTACCCGTGCAGCATCTGCGGCAAGAAGTTCACGCAACGGGGCACCATGACGCGCCACATGCGCAGCCACCTGGGCCTCAAGCCCTTCGCATGCGACTCCTGCGGCATGCGCTTCACGCGGCAGTACCGGCTCACGGAGCACATGCGCATCCACTCTGGAGAGAAGCCATACGAGTGCCAGGTCTGTGGGGGCAAGTTCGCCCAGCAGAGGAACCTCATCAGCCACATGAAGATGCACAGCGCTGGGGGAGGAGGCGTGGGGCTCGATGGCAAGACCAAGGTGGAGTTCATGGAAGGAATCTACCCGCTCAGCAAGTACGCCGACCCCCTGgggctgaagcaggagagggccTCGGAAATCCTGGTCCACGCCTCCCAGCACCTGCTCGCCGACTCTAAAGCCATGGAGAGTCTCTACCCGCTCAGCAAGTTCACAGCCTCCCACCTGGGCCTCGGCCACGAAAAGGCATCGGAGGTCCTGAGCCAGGCCTCCCACCTCTCCGGAGGGGAGCTGCGGGCGATCGACAGGTTCTCaccgagttaa